A region of Kribbella sp. NBC_01245 DNA encodes the following proteins:
- the ndk gene encoding nucleoside-diphosphate kinase yields the protein MSQRTLVLLKPDAVRRGLVGDILGRFEAKGLSLVAMELRTIDADQADQHYAEHVERDFYPPLRAFVTSGPLVALVLEGDEAIEVVRALNGATDGRKAAPGTIRGDLSLSNRENLVHGSDSPESAEREIKLWFPDLP from the coding sequence ATGTCGCAGCGCACCCTGGTCCTGCTCAAGCCCGACGCCGTTCGGCGGGGCCTGGTCGGTGACATCCTCGGCCGGTTCGAGGCCAAGGGCCTGAGCCTGGTCGCGATGGAGCTGCGCACGATCGACGCCGATCAGGCCGACCAGCACTACGCCGAGCACGTCGAGCGCGACTTCTACCCGCCGCTGCGCGCGTTCGTCACCAGTGGTCCGCTGGTGGCGCTGGTGCTCGAGGGCGACGAGGCGATCGAGGTGGTGCGCGCGCTGAACGGCGCCACCGACGGACGCAAGGCGGCTCCGGGCACGATCCGTGGCGACTTGTCGCTGTCGAACCGCGAGAACCTGGTTCACGGTTCCGACTCCCCGGAGTCCGCCGAGCGCGAGATCAAGCTCTGGTTCCCCGACCTCCCCTGA
- a CDS encoding DUF4233 domain-containing protein, with product MRSLAAIVLTFEAIVLALVTPVMISVADVSKGVSLAVCLGLALFTLVAAGLLRHKVGYVLGWIVQVGAVGLGFIVPVMFVLGLAFAGFWVMAIKLGRRIDEAKAAAEAG from the coding sequence ATGAGGTCACTGGCGGCCATTGTGCTGACCTTCGAGGCGATCGTGCTGGCGTTGGTCACCCCGGTAATGATCTCCGTCGCGGACGTCTCGAAGGGCGTGTCCCTGGCGGTCTGCCTCGGGCTGGCCCTGTTCACGCTGGTCGCGGCCGGCCTGCTGCGGCACAAGGTCGGCTACGTCCTCGGCTGGATCGTCCAGGTCGGCGCGGTCGGCCTCGGCTTCATCGTGCCGGTGATGTTCGTGCTCGGGCTGGCTTTCGCCGGGTTCTGGGTGATGGCGATCAAACTCGGCCGCCGCATCGACGAGGCCAAGGCGGCGGCCGAAGCCGGCTGA
- a CDS encoding bifunctional folylpolyglutamate synthase/dihydrofolate synthase, which produces MTNTSYADVSAKLQARWPESKISPTLERVQRLVELLGDPQRTYPVIHLTGTNGKTSTARMIDSLLRSAGLRTGRFTSPHLETVRERITLDNEPISEERFVEVYEELEPYLDLVDAEFDVPLSFFEVITAMAFAVFADAPVDVAVIEVGLGGTWDCTNVADGVVAVVTPIDVDHSHLLGDDPVGIAGEKAGIIKSGATAVTSQQTVEVFEVLMGRAAQVGATIVREGLEFGVLTREVAVGGQLVRLRGLGAEYEDIFIPLHGEYQAHNAATALAAVEAFLGAGSQDDRIDIDLVRNGFNDVTSPGRLEVVRRSPTVIVDAAHNPHGAKATAEAVSEAFAFAPLIGVVGVMRDKDVYGLLEAYEPIMETIVCTQNSFDRSMSARDLGEIAMEVFGDDRVLVAPRLDEAISEGVRLAEENSPMGSGGVLITGSVITAGEARVLLKGSNR; this is translated from the coding sequence ATGACCAACACCTCGTACGCCGATGTCTCGGCCAAGCTCCAGGCTCGCTGGCCCGAGAGCAAGATCTCGCCCACCCTGGAGCGCGTCCAGCGCCTGGTGGAACTGCTCGGTGACCCGCAGAGGACCTACCCGGTCATCCACCTCACCGGCACCAACGGCAAGACCTCCACGGCGCGGATGATCGACTCGCTGCTGCGGTCGGCGGGCCTGCGTACCGGCCGGTTCACCAGCCCGCATCTGGAGACCGTGCGCGAGCGGATCACGCTGGACAACGAGCCGATCAGCGAAGAGCGGTTCGTCGAGGTCTACGAGGAGCTCGAGCCGTATCTCGACCTGGTCGACGCCGAGTTCGACGTACCGCTGTCGTTCTTCGAGGTGATCACGGCGATGGCCTTCGCGGTGTTCGCGGACGCCCCGGTCGACGTGGCCGTGATCGAGGTCGGTCTCGGTGGCACCTGGGATTGTACGAACGTCGCGGACGGCGTCGTCGCCGTGGTCACGCCCATCGACGTCGACCACAGCCACCTGCTCGGCGACGATCCGGTCGGCATCGCGGGGGAGAAGGCCGGCATCATCAAGTCCGGCGCCACTGCCGTGACGTCGCAGCAGACCGTCGAGGTGTTCGAGGTGCTGATGGGCCGCGCGGCCCAGGTCGGCGCCACGATCGTTCGCGAGGGCCTCGAGTTCGGCGTACTGACGCGAGAGGTCGCGGTCGGCGGCCAGCTGGTCCGGTTGCGCGGGCTCGGCGCGGAGTACGAGGACATCTTCATCCCCCTGCACGGCGAGTACCAGGCGCACAACGCGGCGACGGCTCTCGCGGCGGTCGAGGCGTTCCTCGGCGCCGGCTCGCAGGACGACCGGATCGACATCGACCTGGTGCGCAACGGCTTCAACGACGTCACCTCACCCGGACGGCTCGAGGTGGTACGCCGCAGCCCGACCGTGATCGTGGACGCGGCGCACAACCCGCACGGCGCCAAGGCGACGGCCGAGGCGGTGTCGGAGGCGTTCGCGTTCGCCCCGCTGATCGGGGTGGTCGGCGTGATGCGGGACAAGGACGTTTACGGTCTGCTCGAGGCCTACGAACCGATCATGGAGACCATCGTCTGCACCCAGAACTCGTTCGACCGGTCGATGTCGGCGCGGGACCTCGGTGAGATCGCAATGGAGGTCTTCGGCGACGACCGGGTGCTGGTCGCGCCGCGGCTGGACGAGGCGATCAGCGAGGGCGTTCGGCTGGCCGAGGAGAACTCCCCGATGGGCAGTGGTGGCGTCCTGATCACCGGGTCCGTCATCACCGCGGGCGAGGCCCGGGTGCTGCTGAAGGGCTCGAACCGATGA